The Nitrospirota bacterium genome has a window encoding:
- a CDS encoding cytochrome c, with amino-acid sequence MKVLSMISAVCLILLAGSWAAGQTVRGNPKEGHAVYQKNCLRCHGNTLDGNGPDSKDLIVQPANLRSSIVRSKSDWELLVAISNGVLFSPMHSFRGKLTDQQILDVLSYIRDVSPPGTVS; translated from the coding sequence ATGAAAGTCCTGAGCATGATCAGTGCGGTGTGCTTGATCCTGTTGGCAGGTTCCTGGGCTGCCGGACAGACCGTCCGCGGGAATCCCAAGGAAGGGCACGCGGTGTATCAAAAGAACTGCCTCCGCTGTCATGGGAACACCTTGGATGGGAATGGGCCGGATAGCAAGGATTTGATCGTACAGCCTGCCAATCTTCGATCCTCCATCGTTCGATCCAAGAGCGATTGGGAATTGCTCGTGGCGATTTCGAACGGCGTACTGTTCAGCCCGATGCATAGTTTCCGCGGCAAGCTGACGGATCAGCAAATCTTGGATGTGTTGTCGTACATCAGGGATGTGTCTCCTCCCGGCACTGTCAGTTAA